The Brienomyrus brachyistius isolate T26 chromosome 9, BBRACH_0.4, whole genome shotgun sequence genome contains the following window.
TTGTTTTCTTATTTGGGACATTATTTTTCTGACCGAAGACATTATCCCTTAAGCTTGTCTTCTGCTTTGTGGTATAATCTGATTGCCCATTTTTCTTGCAGTCTCAGAATCACCCATCTGTCTGTTTTCCTGACTGTTTATTCATTGCATCCTAGTGACCTGACACAAGGCACAAAGTGATTTCCGCACTTCAGTTTACCTAAATCACATACTTTTGGGCTGTATGAGGAAGCCTGCAGAATGGTGAGGCTCATTCACACACAGAGAGGACATGCAGAACGCATGAACTCCAAAGAGAAGGGCAATCGACCCTACAACCCTTTAGCTGGCAGGTCACTGTTCTCCTATGGATGACATTatcttttaaaacaaaaatattaatgTGACAAGTGGCACAGTGGTCTGGGCTTTGGATCCCACCgcggggtctgtgtgtgtggaatctTCAGGTTCGCCTTGCATATGGGTGCTCCGGTGcactggttggatggatggatggatggatgtacagttgGATGAGATAAGGCTTGGACAAGTCTGCAGATTTTTTGTGCTATATCTGTACCTTAGGTGGTGGGAGCAGCAGCAACAATACAACAAGAACattaacaacaaaagagatcaaCCCAAGGTCAGGCATTGACAGCTAGTAGTGCCTTTCCATCTTTCTCCACATCTCCTCTCACTCGCTCTTTTCACCGTGGGTTGAGTATTTGCAGCAGGGTCCCTTGGTTAGCCACCAGCTGTGGCACGTGTAGCCACGACCTGCACGGTTGTCAGTTACCTGCATGGCGCTGACTGTTACACTCAGTTGAAATTAGCATGTTGCACTTTTTTTCTGAGATATTTTCATGGGGAACTGCTTgtcttatgtataattcattttgCCGATGCTTTGATCCAGTGTCACAGGCAGAGAGTAGCTTACATACTTGTAGACTTTGAATTGCTTGAGATGTGTGATGGCTGCCACTCGACCCACCTGACGGTCTGCTGATGGTCCTCTCTGACTCCAGATGCGTGAGGTAACATTCCAGCAGAGACTGGCACAGAGGTTTAGCGTCACACCAATGTGCAGTTTCCTCCCTCCCTTGTCCACAGACAAAACTAAACTGAATATTCTGTTGTagtagctgtgcttccacatctcaatgaaaaatcttTCAAGACTGCAAAGATCTTATTTGTATTCTTGACAAGAgcagtcttgctaacttgcctcccaaaaATGAACTTAggatgcaatgaatcatgggatttgtTGTTGTCGGTAACGATGCACCTAATGTATCCTTGATATCTGGAGCGGGGAAAAAATGACATCCAGGGATTCTTACTGTCCTCCGTAGTTCTGTTTCTGAGTATTGGAACAACACTTCGGCAATGGGAAATGATGTCAAACAGCTATGTGAGAACATCGGAGGAATCAAGTATGCATATTGATAAACACCCtttgtttctctgtctgtgagCACAGGCAAGTACACAGCAAGACGATGACCCCCCTGGACGCGACCACATCATTCGACATGCTGGCGCCACGAATCCAACATGCTGCACATGATCTGGGCTTGGAGGAAAATGTCACTTCTTGCAAGGCCTGGGAGGAGACCCACCACCTGGTGTTCCACCTGGCCAATGCATGCCTGGCCCTGGGCATTGCCATCCCTACCACGCTCGGCCTGCACATGATCCTCTTAAGGATATTGCTGATAACCGGTTAGTCCACAGCACCCTCTAGTGACTGCATGCCTTCCATTTAAACAGCAAATTTAGAAAAATACAGTGTTTGGGAGGGATTTTTGCAACTCTTGCTATACACAGGCAAGTAAAATTTATATCAGAACACTGGGTAACTTCTTGGAAATGTTTCAGCCTGCTTGCAGTGTTTTACAGTACGTGGTGTATGTGCatatttgtatttatgtattgTATGAATTTGTATGTATGAATTTGTATTTGTGTAGGAAGATCCTGACTCCGATTGGtttacagatatatatatatatatatatatatatatatatatatataaattatttttaataattgaatATGTTAGCATAAATAATTAGCACAATtaatattgtaatgattatagatcttgttttattcatttagcCTGTCGTCTACCACGAAACATATCTAAACTCCAGCATAATGTCATTGTTTATGATAGTGgaagttattattattgatcTGACAAAAGGTAACTTTGCATGGATTGCTATACGGGTGGCGCTGAATTTAAAGTTAAGAGTTCTTAGGGAACCTCTGAGACGGACTAACTTTTACCTCTAGTATTTGTTTTTCTGTGGACTAATCTGTGAATTAGAATCACAAGATAATCTTTTTGTTGTTACAATTGTACAGAAAGGAACgtaaaataaaatgcatcagTGAGTATCTCCTTTTTCACCGTCCTTAACAAGGTCTAGCTGTTTGTCCTCAGCAAATAGGCACTAGCGATATATGTGATGGGTGTTAGTGCCCCGCTGTTGTCACTAGGATACCTGTATTTGTCTCCTTCTGTGCTGCACCAAGGAGCTGCCATGAACATCTCGCTAACATCTCATCCTGCTTCCTCTTTCCCTTTGCCAGGATGCTCCCTCTTCATTGCCTGGGCAACGCTGCATAGGTGTGCTCTGGACATTATGCTGTGGAATGTGGTGTTCCTCATCATCAACACATTGCATCTCTTATATCTGCTGTACAAAAGGAGACCGGTGCGTAATGAGAGATCATTTTCCTCTCATAAGGGGCTTCAGCACATATGTAGTCATTCTCTCTGTCTATTTGTCACGCTGTGACTAATTGAGGGAGGGGGGTTGATTACGACTCTGCTGGGGCCTAGAAAAATATCCCATTCAGTTTTCTAAATTGTAACATTCCTTCTACTGCTTACAATGAGCTCTCACTGCCTGTATTAAAAAATATCTTCCCTTCTCGTCAAAACAACACTAGATCATGCTGTTATGTTTTTAGTTAGCAGTTGTTATGTTCACTAGTTATCGCCTTGATGTATGGGGCAGTAGGAGAAAAGTCTTTTTCATAACAGCATAGTATTTTCTGAAAGCTGTTTGTAATTATTGTTTTATTCTCATTATTACTACTGGATTATCCTCGACACTTTAAATGTTACTTTGCAGCAAAGCAATATAATTCTTATGTTGTATCACTGAAATGAgtttttgtattgtgtttttgtaGTGTAATTGTTTTTTGATGTGGTCAGTtgtttcaataataataatattaaatggACACTTATCTAGGACCTGGTAGGATCTGTGTTTCCCTCCAGAAACACTTTGATGTAGATTGTGTTGTGTAAGCAGAGTTGCATTTCTACATAACTTTGGACTTGTGGCCATTTTGTGAGCTGTAACAAATCTGACCATTATTGTCTAACCTTTCTAACAAGAGCAGTGTTTTTGACAACAGAGTTTTCTGAGGTATTAGAACCACCATGCATAACACCAGCAATCATACTACATTCAAAACAGTCTAAGTCATTCTAATAGTCAGTCAAACAGTAAGAGAACCTCTTGACTCTGGCTGAATACAGCATGTATTAGATTACAGCCACATGACTGTTTGGAGACTGTTAAATAATAACTGTTATATAAAGTATATATTCTTACTAAACTGGAATGATTCTGGACAAATtgaccatcatttttatttgatTCCATGAACATTCCCAAAAACTAAATGGTACTTTACTTGCATCCACACAAAATTTTAATCACTTCAGTATTTTCCTTTAGtctttttttaaaagtttctaAGAAATTTATTATGTGTATTTTTCCTTAAAACTGTAAACAGATTGAATATTAGTTCACTTCAAAATTCAACATTCAAAATAAACTACTATGTTCTTCCTTTAAAACAACTGCAAATATTAAAGATTAAAATCTAAATACCTCAAAGACAATGAGAATATGTAGCACATttctggttatttatggttaaaccTGAATGAAATTCTAGAACAGTGTTTCTCTTTCCAGATCAAAATCGATCGGGAACTGCAGTCAGTGTACAGGAGGATGTTCGAGCCCCTGCGTGTGCGGGAAGACCTGTTCCAGAAGCTAACTGGACAGTTCTGTACCATCCAGACCCTGAAGAAGGGCCAGGTGTACGCCACAGAGGACAAGACCTCTGTGGACGAGCGGCTCAGCATCCTGCTGAAGGGGAAGTAGGTGTTGCTGGGTGTTGCCAGGTGTTGCCGGGTGTTGCTGAGTGTTTCCAGGTGTTGCCAGGTGTTGCTGAGTGTTTCCAGGTGTTACCAGCTGTTGCCGGTTGTTGCTGAGTGTTGCCAGGTGTTGCTGAGTGTTGCCAGGTGTTGCTGAGTGTTGCCAGGTGTTGGGTGCATTATCCCATAGCTCCTGTTAGCAGCTTACACAGTCGGACACATTTAGTTGAAGGTTCCATCTATGTAAGTCACTAATATAGTTAGCACTACACTTTTGGGAAAGGCACTCGTTGCCAGGTGCGGCCAGGTACTGATGGGTATTTCCTCAACAGCAGAGAGTACCACAGTGAATATTGTACTGTGATCACCTCTTTCATCATACAGCACATTAAAATAGAAGACTTTGTCATTTAAAATGTTCGATCACTTCGAACACTGGTCATTCTGAGAACACTGCAGAGCTGATCACTCCTCCAGTCATACTCTGTCTGTGCTCCCTGTCTGCTAACCCTtagtaccacacacacacacacagaggtttgtagtTATATCTTTGTAAGGATTCCTTTCAATGGGGAAAACTcttatcccaacatgatgaccttaacccctacccagccctaaccgtaaccataagtaaccaagcaaaatatgagacttttggcatttttagttttttgattgaactcccagattttaataaaattgaaGTTCCCCTTGTGAGGACAGAAAAGACGACCCCCGTATCAAaatatggtccccacaatgtaatatatccctggaccacacacacacacacacactttctctCCACTGCTAGTTTATGGTTTTTGACTACATCTGTATTCTTTGACAGAATGAAGGTGTCATACAGAGGGCATTTCCTGCACAATATCTACACCAATGCCTTCATCGATTCTCCAGAGTTCAGGTCCACCCAGATGAGCAGAGGCGAGAAGTTTCAGGTGAACTCACAGTCAGGCCTTGCTGACCTACTTTGCCGCATGCTGAACCACACTGGTGTGTGACCAGTATTCTTCTTGGCTATCTTACTTACATCGACAGCCCCCAGCATTATCTAATGCATTTTACAATGACATTATCAATGTCacagtatatattttatatgttgACTTTATATAATTAAAGTACATTGGTTGTACATCATAAAACATATCCTTATAActatatttacatattaaatATCTTTATATATTGCTGCTACCCATATTGGCTTTAATCATTTAAGCGATGTCTAGCAGATAAATGCCAGAacaattaaaatttaataaccattttagcatttttttctgttacTATTGTTTGCACAATGATACTAATGACATGACATTTCTCTTTGCCTCCCATGTGACCATTGATTGACAGGTGACCATCACTGCAGAAGAAAACTGCAAATTCCTGTGCTGGTCCCGAGAAAGGCTCACATACTTCTTGGAATCGGATTCTTTCCTGAATGAGATATTCCGCTACCTCATTGGCAAAGACATCACCAACAAGCTGTACTCCCTCAATGACCCCACGCTGAGTGACAAGGTAACCCGCCATCTCTATGTTCACTTCAGCCTTATCCTGATCACATGAACATCAGACTGTTACTTAAATAAAAGCTTTATTTTGCTTGGagactctccctccctccctcctcacTTAACACTTAATGTCTTTCAACCCTTCAGTGTTTTGCTAGTGAAAATCTCACTACGTATGGCTGCTTAGGGAACAGTAAACACTATGTTAGCTTCAGTGGCACTTTCTGGCTGATTGTCCCAGGGGTTTCAGGATGTTTATGCTGTTTTCCCGTGGCAGGCGGTGAAAAAGATGGAGCGCCATCCCAGCCTGTGCTCTCAGCTCTCCATGATGCAGATGAGGAACAGCATGGCCAGCACCAGTGAAAATGAAGACGTACTTAACCAGTTTCTGCGTAGCAGCTCAGCCGGTTCCTCTTTCCGTAAGTACTGCCTGCCTTGTCGCCGCCTAGTACCATGCACCCTGATTGGTTCTGGAGTCAGTGCCTAACATCCTGATTGGCCCAAGTAGCAGTTCTCCTGTGGTGACTTGTCAATGTCTTATGTCTTTTCTTTACAGTCCTCATAATTCATAGCCTGTATCAAGTGGTCTTTTTGTCCTTCAGTGTTTCTTTTGCATCTTCTTTTTGGCCAATGCGATAATCACATCCAGAATTAGCTTCACTTCACAAAGGGATGTAACCTGAAAACGTTGCTCATGGACGAAATTTATCTAAGGaatcaccatccatccatccatccatccatccatccatccatccatccatccatccattttccaaaccgcttatccgactgggtcgcggggggtcaacaacccaggatggggggccagcccatcgcagggcacagtcacacaccattcactcacacatgcacacctatgggcaatttagcaactccaattagcctcagcatgtctttggactgtggggggaaactggagtacctggaggaaaccccacgacggcatggggagaacatgcagactccacacacatgtgacccagacggagactcgaacctgggtcccagaggtgtgaggcaacagtgctaaccactgcaccaccctaaGGAATCTCATCGTAGccaattttgattttttttccccacttttgCTTGTCTGTTTTTATTAAGATGCTGGGATTTTCTTTCTGTCTGGTGAATTTTCCTTCTTGCATGGTCAGTGATGACTGAAACTGTAGGGCGAAGCAACCAGCTTATCTCATCTTATCTCTTCTTCTTGAGTCATGAAGAACCACCATGAGTCCCAAACCTCCCCCTCCATAATGTTCCTCACTTCCCCTGCAGTCCTTGCTGTCTCTCCTCCTTTTCTTCCTCCCCTTTCCTTCTCCAGGTGTCAGACTAACACACCCCCCCCATTGCTTTCTGACTTAGGGCTGACCTTCTGCTGACATTATGTCCCCTTCTGTCCCCCTCCAGCAGTGATACAGCCCATTCCCTTTGACCTACAGTAGCCTCAGGTGTCCTGACAGGCACATTGTAAGACCAGCCTTCTCTCTTATTCCCTCATTTAATTTTTCTCTCTAAATACCATGGTTTGAAGTCATGCAATAATAATTCAAAGAAAGCATCAGTGGTTTGACAAAACATCAAAACAACCTGAGCTGATAACATCACATTCCCTGTGTTCCATTTGACTTTAACCAAGTGTCAAATTCACCATGAACAATAACCATGATTTCCCCTGCACTTGTGGTTACTGTAACATTTAGAATGCTAGAGTGTTGAATCAAACCAAACAAAACCATAACATCCCTTGCATTTTTTCTTACTACAAGACCTGCAAGTACTGGAAAACATAatggcaccccccccaccccctattcTTTATTAAAGTTACAGCTGGAATGAGTGTTGAATCAACGCAAATTGAAAACCTACGCTCCATCATGGCAAGATTCTGAATGAGCACGGAATTCAGCCAAAGCGTAACCGTAATACAAGGACCATGTACTGTGTACTCTGACTTGCCACTTGTACCTTGGACTGGAATGAGCTGGGTCCTTGACAGAATCCTGCAATTCTACAGGATTCTCCTCTAGAGGCATGCTTTGTGtgtcatataactgcattatgtgAACTATGCTGTGAGTGTTTAAGTGTGCAGGTGCAAGCCATGTTATAGATGTACAACCTTTTATGattttatgtatatattgtATTCTACCACCATTATATATGAACATGGCTAATATTATCCACAATTAAAGAGACAAAATGCTTTATGACCAATAAGAATTCACACACTCCATTTAGTATTACTTAGAAACCACCAtaaacaataaaacaataaataaagcattcataaagcattataaacatggctataaatatttattaaaaggcaTAAGCCATAATAGtgatgtgtattatgcattatgaatgctttatgaagctctcatgtataatgcactgtagatacccttacaatgcattaaaatgattagtataagcattaaggatgctttgtattgcattgtaaaggtatctatatcacattatagatgagagcttcatacggcagtcataatgcataataaaaatggttataatgtgttatgtctttttagaaatacagacgctcctctatttacgaactttcaacttacaaactttcagacatacgaacgaagagaacTGTAagcccaaattgtgttcattgggctcccatttcctgtccgcaacatcaattttttttttctgtgtgccaATTCTACGTAGTACGACTCCTGggcgctactcccgccgcgcagcagcgtagcgtgcgaactcccagcatcctggTTCTTTGTACTTACGTATACCCTTAGAATGATGTTAGATAATGACTTCCaagcatttcaagttacgaacagccGTTTGGAATGTATCTCGTTCGCAAGTAGAGGAATGTCggtatttatagccatgtttataatgctttatgactgAATTATAATGTCTTATGAATGTTTTAGTAAATTACTAAAAACCTGGCCTTAAGTGTCGCTGTTTTTTCCTTTGTTCCAAAAAGTCCCCCTATTTAAATTTACACCAAAACTTAAAAATGTGAGACCCCCTGtaattttctgtttttcatgtgCAGCTTatgttgcattttatttaaacattatCTACCTCACTGCAGACAGCGCATCACCACGTCAGAAGCTTGCTGTACTTAACCTGCATCCAGTCTGGGATACACTCCCTGCATTCTGTCTCATCCAGAGTCGGCTTCTTTGTGTGCGTTTTCCAGAAAAGTCCCCGGTCACTAAAGCCTCCCCAAAGATGAAACCCATTGCAGAAGCCATGGAGGATGACGTCTTCGAGTCCGACTCCCCGATCAAAAAGCGACCTGCCCCAAAGATGTCTGCTGAGGACCTGGACAAGGTCTAGGGTCAAGCTTTATGACTTGAGTGTTGGGTTTTTCACCATGTATAAttcttcagccccccccccccaccaaattaACCATATTATCCCCTCACCTTCCATGTTTGAAATAGAGGGTGTGCACTGACGTCACTTTTCCACCAGATCACGCCCCCTCAGACCTCAGAGTGGCCAGACATTCTGGAACATGGTCAAAGGAAACTGCAAAACAAACAATTATCTGCTTAAATTAAAGGCAGTCAGACTCGACAAGGATCCGTATGACTTACAATGGACCAGTGGATCATGGACACTGATATGTGGCCAGGAACAACATATTTTTTTAGAGACTTTTAAAGTTTTCTAGCTAACTCTTCCTCCCCTTTATGTAAATAAATGCTGACAAAAAAATTAGTTACACAGAAGATGAATGatgtaaatatttaattgaTCAGTAGTCAATACAGCATATAACTTAAGGTACGAATTTACCGAAAAATCCAACATAACTAACGCGAAATGACAACCACAAATTCACGTTTCGGAGCCTGGCTTCCAGTTGTTTATGCAGATTGCAGTGATTCAGTTGATTCTTTTCTTGTTAAATCAATTTTTACCATCAATCGCATGACAGCTCTTTCTCATTTTTTACGACATCCAAACTGGACACTAACGGCGCCGCTCAGTCTATTTGAtactcagtgggtgtagccgcaGTGACCTCCGCTTATCGTGATGTCATGTGCAAACCCTCTATAAGACTGACTGAAAACTGGGCTTACATTTTTCAGGGAAATGGAATCACATTCTTTTGGTTGATAATATTTGGTCTGCACAGAGAGTCTTAGTTTGCACC
Protein-coding sequences here:
- the bves gene encoding blood vessel epicardial substance isoform X1; this translates as MTPLDATTSFDMLAPRIQHAAHDLGLEENVTSCKAWEETHHLVFHLANACLALGIAIPTTLGLHMILLRILLITGCSLFIAWATLHRCALDIMLWNVVFLIINTLHLLYLLYKRRPIKIDRELQSVYRRMFEPLRVREDLFQKLTGQFCTIQTLKKGQVYATEDKTSVDERLSILLKGKMKVSYRGHFLHNIYTNAFIDSPEFRSTQMSRGEKFQVTITAEENCKFLCWSRERLTYFLESDSFLNEIFRYLIGKDITNKLYSLNDPTLSDKAVKKMERHPSLCSQLSMMQMRNSMASTSENEDVLNQFLRSSSAGSSFQKSPVTKASPKMKPIAEAMEDDVFESDSPIKKRPAPKMSAEDLDKV
- the bves gene encoding blood vessel epicardial substance isoform X2; this encodes MTPLDATTSFDMLAPRIQHAAHDLGLEENVTSCKAWEETHHLVFHLANACLALGIAIPTTLGLHMILLRILLITGCSLFIAWATLHRCALDIMLWNVVFLIINTLHLLYLLYKRRPIKIDRELQSVYRRMFEPLRVREDLFQKLTGQFCTIQTLKKGQVYATEDKTSVDERLSILLKGKMKVSYRGHFLHNIYTNAFIDSPEFRSTQMSRGEKFQVTITAEENCKFLCWSRERLTYFLESDSFLNEIFRYLIGKDITNKLYSLNDPTLSDKAVKKMERHPSLCSQLSMMQMRNSMASTSENEDVLNQFLRSSSAGSSFPVIQPIPFDLQ